The following coding sequences are from one Nilaparvata lugens isolate BPH chromosome 6, ASM1435652v1, whole genome shotgun sequence window:
- the LOC120352014 gene encoding uncharacterized protein LOC120352014, which yields MVVVVDQPNTPPLQWPLGVIEQVIPGSDGEVRVITVHNLARKVKRQPVSKNLSIPRFRPTLNLTKTPNKGFKGQVVEIGINSTDPAQEIWTEDGAMAMLEQELQSIASTASPDLFDDDDDSISLYISEDAFNHHHQLGQPIPSSSSSSSTDLLPATSFVPPSP from the exons ATGGTTGTGGTAGTTGACCAgccaaacacacctccattgcagtggccactgggtgtcatcGAACAAGTGATTCCGGGAAGTGACGGCGAGGTTCGAGTG atcACAGTGCATAACCT ggcaaggaaagtaaaaaggcaGCCCGTAAGCAAGAACCTGTCTATTCCCagatttcgtcccaccctgaacctgaccaaaacacccaataaaggcttcaaagggcaagtagtcgagattggaataaattcg aCTGATCCGGCACAAGAAATATGGACTGAGGATGGTGCAATGGCAATGCTGGAGCAAGAGCTCCAGTCAATCGCTTCAACAGCTTCGCCTGACctatttgatgatgatgatgattcaatTTCACTGTATATCAGTGAGGATgcattcaatcatcatcatcaactaggTCAGcccatcccatcatcatcatcatcatcatcaacagactTACTGCCTGCCACATCATTCGTCCCGCCCTCACCATGA
- the LOC111051673 gene encoding putative uncharacterized protein DDB_G0277255, translating to MSLCKDPPLINQKKSDTTCSINSITETIDNDSDLVSVLKNELKEKDSTLKQLQENYNSLLKKYAEAVNQIDFMRLRNSLNNSYRSDLSVSNEDLTDNNLNYSKNLFPTCHSNNINRCQTEDSTTSLPNRFSSLSNNNKVHEHRPEVARMQKSESLDYKIFNTKQDSTQLPTKEERPQSSSSSTIVSNPQRTKTTLGPISKYYSSSSRLGKKQNVPLPSSKMANSELSPQHSASESHKNALLSTTDHSPLRSYRMRNISKVSPFERVHSYLENFKKMREDSLPTKIDSKGNTSSDESTHEAYTDKNRSKNYTTNQSKLSNRDASRTTTNRSKSEQNLSNHKIFTELSNQNVRSSSGRVLLYSNGGSPTPHTLFDLNRKRSMETYAFQLRGSEKPGKKCSRNLLARGDTFDSHSSLDENFSDDVDGFGHNMEFEKHLSDDSSSISSSIFSLPKDEGYHPPHKNQTSRSETDWKTVSHTKSVKSIVWEKRQSYQTSTIPKRKKGTPDRVCYSPKNRRVPVKKTPSQEDVGLKCRTTPSSNQKSEFHKKLKIYTDILKSKPNRDVGVQVSEQKQLVEPEDSVNVNRLDCLSEASEYLKQMKQGMDRLCDYIENLKVDTGNKRSGSDKL from the exons ATGAGTCTATGTAAGGATCCCCCTTTGATTAATCAGAAGAAAAGTGATACAACCTGTTCTATTAATTCAATCACTGAAACCATTGATAATGATAGTGATCTAGTTTCCGTTTTAAAAAATGAACTCAAAGAGAAAGATAGCACTTTGAAGCAGCTGCAAGAAAATTATAACTCGTTACTAAAAAAATATGCTGAAGCTGTAAATCAGATTGATTTCATGAGACTCCGCAACTCTTTGAATAACTCCTATCGTTCGGATTTATCTGTAAGCAACGAAGACCTTACCGACAACAATTTAAACTACTCCAAGAATTTGTTTCCAACTTGtcattctaataatatcaatcgATGTCAGACTGAAGATTCTACTACAAGCTTACCAAATAGATTTTCATCGctgagtaataataataaagttcaTGAACATCGTCCTGAAGTGGCTAGAATGCAAAAATCTGAGTCTCTAGactacaaaatattcaataccAAACAAGATTCTACTCAGTTGCCAACGAAAGAAGAACGACCTCAGTCATCCAGCTCTTCAACTATTGTGAGTAATCCTCAAAGAACAAAGACTACTTTAGGACCTATAAGCAAATACTATAGTAGTTCGTCGAGGTTGGGTAAGAAACAAAATGTGCCGCTTCCTTCGTCGAAGATGGCAAACAGTGAATTGTCGCCTCAACATTCTGCAAGTGAAAGCCAcaaaaatgccttgctttctacGACTGATCACTCACCATTACGGAGCTATAGAATGCGTAACATCTCTAAAGTGAGTCCATTTGAACGAGTTCATTCATATCTGGAAAACTTCAAAAAG ATGAGAGAGGATTCTCTGCCGACAAAGATAGATTCGAAAGGTAACACGTCCAGTGACGAGTCAACGCATGAAGCCTACACCGATAAAAATAGATCCAAAAACTACACTACAAACCAAAGTAAACTGTCCAACCGTGATGCAAGTCGAACAACAACAAATCGGAGCAAAAGTGAGCAGAATCTTAGCAATCACAAAATATTCACTGAACTGTCAAATCAGAATGTGAGAAGTAGCAGCGGTCGAGTTTTGCTGTATAGTAATGGTGGCAGTCCAACACCTCATACATTGTTTGATTTGAATAGAAAGAGAAGTATGGAAACATACGCTTTTCAGTTGAGAGGCTCTGAGAAACCTGGCAAAAAATGTAGTCGCAACCTTCTTGCTCGCGGTGACACGTTTGATAGTCATTCATCCCTTGATGAAAACTTCTCTGATGACGTTGATGGTTTCGGGCATAATATGGAATTTGAAAAGCATCTGTCTGATGACAGCTCTAGTATATCTTCGTCTATATTTTCCTTGCCCAAAGATGAAGGATACCATCCGCCACATAAGAATCAGACCAGCAGATCAGAAACCGATTGGAAAACCGTTTCTCACACTAAAAGCGTGAAATCGATCGTTTGGGAGAAACGACAATCCTATCAGACATCAACTATTCCCAAGCGCAAGAAGGGAACGCCTGATCGTGTGTGTTACTCTCCGAAGAATCGTCGTGTGCCTGTTAAGAAGACCCCAAGTCAAGAGGATGTTGGTCTCAAATGTCGCACCACTCCATCGTCAAATCAGAAAtctgaatttcataagaaattgAAGATCTACACGGACATATTGAAGTCGAAGCCAAATCGAGATGTCGGCGTGCAAGTGTCTGAACAGAAGCAGTTGGTG
- the LOC111053736 gene encoding uncharacterized protein LOC111053736, with product MLVLKDRCERGNGDDRERYRRAKSIYKKSIEQARKLATATKIESAPNRCKAAWDVINSHRSMPRRQLDFASPDSFNSFFIESVSALPVVPEDPVELLAAQLPPTHARLSVFCPVTPMALRRIIRTFKPSRSPDIFGMSVYMLREVIDSISDPLAAAVNDCLTTGVFPDFLKTSETVSVYKKGDHQSLNNFRPISVTPVFGKVVEAVIKPQLENFFERQNLLSSMQFGF from the coding sequence ATGCTTGTCCTAAAAGATAGATGTGAGCGTGGCAACGGCGATGACAGAGAAAGATACCGTCGGGCCAAATCCATCTACAAAAAAAGTATTGAGCAAGCTAGAAAGTTGGCAACAGCAACTAAAATTGAGAGTGCACCAAATCGCTGCAAGGCTGCATGGGATGTGATAAACTCACATAGATCAATGCCGAGGAGACAACTTGACTTTGCAAGTCCTGACTCTTTCAACAGTTTCTTTATAGAGTCAGTGAGTGCATTGCCTGTTGTCCCTGAGGATCCAGTTGAGCTTTTGGCTGCACAATTACCACCCACGCACGCTCGTCTTTCTGTCTTCTGTCCAGTCACTCCAATGGCCCTTAGGAGGATAATCCGGACTTTTAAACCATCCAGGAGTCCTGATATCTTCGGCATGTCTGTTTATATGCTTCGGGAGGTGATTGATTCTATTTCAGATCCCCTGGCAGCAGCTGTCAATGACTGCCTGACAACTGGTGTTTTTCCAGATTTCCTGAAGACCTCAGAAACCGTTTCTGTCTACAAGAAGGGGGACCACCAGAGCCTTAACAACTTCAGGCCAATTTCAGTGACTCCAGTGTTTGGAAAGGTGGTTGAAGCAGTCATCAAGCCCCAGCTTGAGAACTTCTTTGAAAGACAAAACCTTCTTTCAAGTATGCAGTTCGGTTTTTGA